The following coding sequences are from one Poecile atricapillus isolate bPoeAtr1 chromosome 28, bPoeAtr1.hap1, whole genome shotgun sequence window:
- the ADAMTSL5 gene encoding ADAMTS-like protein 5 isoform X1: protein MLLRSTRDPRDATSPPPTGGAPGPQGLTGGRGGLGAPLGLDINNAAGRDGRRTGRVCVGGGEASPGPPGAAQAMPARPGSPPLPAAGTPDRDRAAGTPRARRGMAGGGCGGGSDPRGGPHGAGSWRPWRLLLLAWLSLVGTAQDSALGIPARVSEPPARPRGIWGSWGPWSSCSSSCGDGVALRSRRCLRTSEEQPCPGEPRQYRLCQLQGCPSGSVPFRAMQCSLYDNRPVLGTSARYRWVPFHGAPNLCDLNCLAEGHNFYYSFGRVLDGTRCGPGSPDLCVGGRCLSVGCDGILGSGSRPDACGHCGSGHGSCVLVQRLFQGSDPSSGYLGYVNVTKIPAGATHIKVTDRSRNYLALMASDGRYVLNGDWAIAWPGPYEAAGTLLTYSRAPDGTESLEAPGPTQEDLHVMVLLQEPNPGIEYRFWLPRGHPQLGRGDTSPLRQPQPRGAGSPPPPEPPLSPAPAPPPQPGGFTTEPPPRSPPGWSQDVAAAGRCGRCRPPKGRSQRIRHFCQSDFVFHGRILARRLVGQETRYEVEVKERYRQRFPLVAREYLWVPNTCGCPALRPGGEYLLMARRHVNHEHTLNRILLQDDGYARPWTPREARLVREAARSCPQSRPP from the exons ATGTTGCTTCGCAGCACCCGCGACCCCCGAGACGCCACCAGCCCCCCCCCGACCGGCGGAGCTCCGGGCCCCCAAGGGTTAACGGGCGGCCGGGGAGGGCTGGGCGCACCTTTGGGGCTGGATATTAATAACGCGGCGGGGAGGGACGGGAGGCGAACGGGGagggtgtgtgtgggggggggggaagcctCGCCCGGCCCCCCCGGAGCTGCGCAGGCGATGCCCGCTCGCCCCGGGTCCCCCCCGCTCCCCGCAGCCGGGACACCGGACCGGGACCGAGCCGCCGGGACGCCGCGGGCGAGGCGCGGCATGGCCggggggggctgtgggggcgGCTCGGACCCCCGAGGGGGACCCCACGGTGCTGG GTCCTGGCGGCCGtggcggctgctgctgctggcctggcTCAGCCTGGTGGGCACGGCACAg GACTCAGCCCTGGGGATCCCAGCGAGGGTCTCCGAGCCCCCCGCTCGGCcccgggggatttgggggtcctggggaccctggagctcctgctccagctcgtGTGGGGACGGCGTCGCCCTGCGCAGCCGGAGGTGCCTGCG GACCAGCGAGGAGCAGCCGTGCCCGGGGGAGCCGCGGCAGTACCggctctgccagctccag GGCTGCCCCAGCGGCTCCGTGCCCTTCCGGGCCATGCAGTGCTCCCTCTACGACAACCGGCCCGTCCTGGGCACCTCCGCCCGCTACCGCTGGGTGCCCTTCCACGGAG CCCCAAACCTCTGCGACCTCAACTGCCTGGCCGAGGGACACAACTTCTACTACAGCTTCGGCCGGGTGCTGGACGGGACCCGCTGCGGGCCCGGCTCCCCGGACCTGTGCGTCGGTGGGCGCTGCCTG AGCGTGGGCTGTGACGGGATCCTGGGCTCGGGCTCACGCCCCGACGCCTGCGGCCACTGCGGCAGCGGCCACGGCTCGTGTGTCCTCGTCCAGCGGCTGTTCCAGGGCTCGGACCCCTCCTCCG gatattTGGGATACGTGAACGTGACCAAGATCCCGGCCGGGGCCACCCACATCAAGGTGACGGACAGGAGCCGCAACTACCTGG CGCTGATGGCGAGTGACGGGCGCTACGTCCTCAACGGGGACTGGGCCATCGCCTGGCCGGGGCCCTACGAGGCTGCGGGGACCCTCCTGACCTACAGCCGGGCCCCCGACGGCACCGAGAGCCTGGAGGCGCCCGGACCCACCCAGGAGGACCTGCACGTGATG gtgctgctgcaggagcccaaCCCCGGTATCGAGTACCGGTTCTGGCTGCCCCGCGGGCACCCCCAGCTCGGCCGCGGTGACACGAGCCCCCTgcggcagccccagccccggggggcCGGCAGCCCCCCGCCCCCGGAGCCCCCGCTCAGCCCggcccccgcgccgcccccACAGCCCGGGGGCTTCACCACGGAGCCGCCGCCGAGGAGCCCCCCTGGCTGGAGCCAGGACGTGGCTGCCGCAG GGCGCTGCGGGAGGTGCCGCCCGCCCAAGGGGCGCTCCCAGCGCATCCGGCACTTCTGCCAGAGCGACTTCG tATTCCACGGGCGGATCCTGGCGCGGCGCCTGGTGGGGCAGGAGACGCGCTACGAGGTGGAGGTGAAGGAGCGGTACCGGCAGCGCTTCCCGCTGGTGGCCCGGGAGTACCTGTGGGTGCCCAACACCTGCGGCTGCCCCGCGCTGCGCCCGGGCGGCGAGTACCTGCTGATGGCTCGGCGCCACGTCAACCACGAGCACACCTTGAACCGCATCCTGCTGCAGGACGACGGCTACGCCCGGC
- the ADAMTSL5 gene encoding ADAMTS-like protein 5 isoform X2 has protein sequence MLLRSTRDPRDATSPPPTGGAPGPQGLTGGRGGLGAPLGLDINNAAGRDGRRTGRVCVGGGEASPGPPGAAQAMPARPGSPPLPAAGTPDRDRAAGTPRARRGMAGGGCGGGSDPRGGPHGAGSWRPWRLLLLAWLSLVGTAQDSALGIPARVSEPPARPRGIWGSWGPWSSCSSSCGDGVALRSRRCLRTSEEQPCPGEPRQYRLCQLQGCPSGSVPFRAMQCSLYDNRPVLGTSARYRWVPFHGAPNLCDLNCLAEGHNFYYSFGRVLDGTRCGPGSPDLCVGGRCLSVGCDGILGSGSRPDACGHCGSGHGSCVLVQRLFQGSDPSSGYLGYVNVTKIPAGATHIKVTDRSRNYLALMASDGRYVLNGDWAIAWPGPYEAAGTLLTYSRAPDGTESLEAPGPTQEDLHVMVLLQEPNPGIEYRFWLPRGHPQLGRGDTSPLRQPQPRGAGSPPPPEPPLSPAPAPPPQPGGFTTEPPPRSPPGWSQDVAAAALSPQGAAGGAARPRGAPSASGTSARATSYSTGGSWRGAWWGRRRATRWR, from the exons ATGTTGCTTCGCAGCACCCGCGACCCCCGAGACGCCACCAGCCCCCCCCCGACCGGCGGAGCTCCGGGCCCCCAAGGGTTAACGGGCGGCCGGGGAGGGCTGGGCGCACCTTTGGGGCTGGATATTAATAACGCGGCGGGGAGGGACGGGAGGCGAACGGGGagggtgtgtgtgggggggggggaagcctCGCCCGGCCCCCCCGGAGCTGCGCAGGCGATGCCCGCTCGCCCCGGGTCCCCCCCGCTCCCCGCAGCCGGGACACCGGACCGGGACCGAGCCGCCGGGACGCCGCGGGCGAGGCGCGGCATGGCCggggggggctgtgggggcgGCTCGGACCCCCGAGGGGGACCCCACGGTGCTGG GTCCTGGCGGCCGtggcggctgctgctgctggcctggcTCAGCCTGGTGGGCACGGCACAg GACTCAGCCCTGGGGATCCCAGCGAGGGTCTCCGAGCCCCCCGCTCGGCcccgggggatttgggggtcctggggaccctggagctcctgctccagctcgtGTGGGGACGGCGTCGCCCTGCGCAGCCGGAGGTGCCTGCG GACCAGCGAGGAGCAGCCGTGCCCGGGGGAGCCGCGGCAGTACCggctctgccagctccag GGCTGCCCCAGCGGCTCCGTGCCCTTCCGGGCCATGCAGTGCTCCCTCTACGACAACCGGCCCGTCCTGGGCACCTCCGCCCGCTACCGCTGGGTGCCCTTCCACGGAG CCCCAAACCTCTGCGACCTCAACTGCCTGGCCGAGGGACACAACTTCTACTACAGCTTCGGCCGGGTGCTGGACGGGACCCGCTGCGGGCCCGGCTCCCCGGACCTGTGCGTCGGTGGGCGCTGCCTG AGCGTGGGCTGTGACGGGATCCTGGGCTCGGGCTCACGCCCCGACGCCTGCGGCCACTGCGGCAGCGGCCACGGCTCGTGTGTCCTCGTCCAGCGGCTGTTCCAGGGCTCGGACCCCTCCTCCG gatattTGGGATACGTGAACGTGACCAAGATCCCGGCCGGGGCCACCCACATCAAGGTGACGGACAGGAGCCGCAACTACCTGG CGCTGATGGCGAGTGACGGGCGCTACGTCCTCAACGGGGACTGGGCCATCGCCTGGCCGGGGCCCTACGAGGCTGCGGGGACCCTCCTGACCTACAGCCGGGCCCCCGACGGCACCGAGAGCCTGGAGGCGCCCGGACCCACCCAGGAGGACCTGCACGTGATG gtgctgctgcaggagcccaaCCCCGGTATCGAGTACCGGTTCTGGCTGCCCCGCGGGCACCCCCAGCTCGGCCGCGGTGACACGAGCCCCCTgcggcagccccagccccggggggcCGGCAGCCCCCCGCCCCCGGAGCCCCCGCTCAGCCCggcccccgcgccgcccccACAGCCCGGGGGCTTCACCACGGAGCCGCCGCCGAGGAGCCCCCCTGGCTGGAGCCAGGACGTGGCTGCCGCAG CTTTATCCCCGCAGGGCGCTGCGGGAGGTGCCGCCCGCCCAAGGGGCGCTCCCAGCGCATCCGGCACTTCTGCCAGAGCGACTTCG tATTCCACGGGCGGATCCTGGCGCGGCGCCTGGTGGGGCAGGAGACGCGCTACGAGGTGGAGGTGA